One part of the Arvicanthis niloticus isolate mArvNil1 chromosome 15, mArvNil1.pat.X, whole genome shotgun sequence genome encodes these proteins:
- the LOC143434569 gene encoding uncharacterized protein LOC143434569 isoform X2: MDVSQVRSPVNMKKKFPVHTPNLCKFARWHSFSIEAKRSSKEIKEDTAFHQEDIVHIYISLSSMYVVLSPPDPLPSVSSLEKNRPPRDERQTRQTRFPYLG, from the exons CCAAGTGCGGAGTCCTGTGAACATGAAAAAGAAGTTTCCGGTTCATACACCAAACCTATGCAAGTTTGCAAG ATGGCATTCCTTCAGCATAGAAGCAAAGAGAAGCAG caaagaaataaaagaggataCAGCCTTCCATCAAGAGGACAttgtacatatttacatttcactAAG CTCCATGTACGTTGTCCtgtctcccccagatccactaccctctgtttcctctttagaaaagaacaggcctccaagAGATGAAAGACAAACAAGACAAACCAG GTTCCCCTATCTTGGATGA
- the LOC143434569 gene encoding uncharacterized protein LOC143434569 isoform X1, with translation MDVSQVRSPVNMKKKFPVHTPNLCKFARWHSFSIEAKRSSKEIKEDTAFHQEDIVHIYISLSSMYVVLSPPDPLPSVSSLEKNRPPRDERQTRQTRYNKTRQNIIISRLDKKTL, from the exons CCAAGTGCGGAGTCCTGTGAACATGAAAAAGAAGTTTCCGGTTCATACACCAAACCTATGCAAGTTTGCAAG ATGGCATTCCTTCAGCATAGAAGCAAAGAGAAGCAG caaagaaataaaagaggataCAGCCTTCCATCAAGAGGACAttgtacatatttacatttcactAAG CTCCATGTACGTTGTCCtgtctcccccagatccactaccctctgtttcctctttagaaaagaacaggcctccaagAGATGAAAGACAAACAAGACAAACCAGGTAcaataagacaagacaaaacatcatcatatcaaggctggataagAAAACCCtatag